CGGGTTTGCCGAATTTGTATCTCGGAGACTTTGAGTTCAGGTGTCATGCATGTCTTACTTACATGAATGCTGTTCACGTGTTTGTAATGCTGACATGTTGTGGATAGGCTCGTGGCGCGGTATTAGCCTCCAAAAGGGCTACGACTGTGTATGTACGTTTTGACCCCTGACGGAAACAAACCTTCCCTAGTAATGTCCTTGGGAGTTCCTTAGCTTCCGCGACCGTGACAGTTTTTAGGCCCGGAATCATCGCTCCGCTATACTCACCTCACCTGCGGCGTTACCCGAGAATGAATCATAAGCGCGGCGGCATTACTATATCATCTGGTGATAAGGTTCCACTCCGGCAATCTCCTAGCGCTAAAGTTGCCGTTCCCATACCGGTACGTGAGTATGTGTGGTTGCCAAACTCCGATTTCGAACTACATTTTTAAGCTCCTTATTCAGCTATGCACGTCGTAAGAGTGTTCGGAGGCCGACCAGCAATACGGAGGATACGGCGTAAGCCTTGCATTACCAGATCGTGATCAGGCAGCCTGCCGGCTCTGGGCGAGCGCCTACTGACTGCGCCGCATTCCTTCATACCTAACAAAGCGTGATAATTTGGGCATCCAAGCACTTGGGTGCAGCGTCCAATATCTGGAGAGTTTTCTTCCTAATTGGGTACCTAGGTAGTCTTTGGGTCTCCCTGTGCCACACGCTGGACCTGCGCAGTGTTTTCCGAATGCGTGGGTAGACAGCGGGACAGCGGGAGGCGGATCGAAAGCTCTAATTTCGATGTCCTCGCCTTCTTAGCCTTCTTGGCCTCGGGACGTTTGGACGCGACGTCTCTTGTCTCTTGGGGAAGTTGGATGCGAAGTGTGAAggtgatggcggcggcgACTGTTGTGTGGCAAGCCTGCGGGGGTGCACCCGTCTCCGATTGGCTGATAAGATGGTCATGTCAACCAACTGAACTCACTTTGTGACCTGTCTCATCATCGAGAGAAGATCACCAAATCCCTCGGCCGAACTTCAGAATAGCATAGGTTCTTTTATTTCTCAGCATTGGATTCACTGCATGTTGTCGCCCAAGTAATTTCCAAGAACCCCCTTGGGCAGTCTGCGACCTCAGGAGGTACGGTACTTACCTACCTAGGTATGCATGAAGTTGCCTGTGGCCATCACTTGATTAACTTTCCTATATAGAATTTCCTATGTGTTTCACTTTGCTATGCATGGGCTGATGTCCCTTACCAAGGACGTTCAAGTTTCGCCCTATCTAGGCATGCAGGTCGTAGAACAACGCCCTTTCGCAGATCTCTTTCGTTGTGGGCTGTTCGTACCCCAGATCATGGGGCCAGAAAGAGAATTGACGGACCACTCTATCGCAACTTCGCCGAAGACAAGGAGTGGAGTGAAAGCACAAAGCTTACTGTGACATCACCGATGAAGTCTATGCAAAGCGTCAGACGGCAGCGACCCGCTCCCGCAAACCCTATCGTATTGCTAGGCGACCATACGAGACTTTGACTTTTCGTGTCCAACACGAGATTGATACGAAGATACTCAGGCGAGCCGGCGATAGCTGGACTTAAGACACCCTAAACCTCTTATGCGCGCCATGTCGGAGCCGAACACCCGACCGGAGATGGTTGCATGTCCGACTTCTACCTTTACTCTGGTCTTAAGAGAGTAAACTCCGCTGTAGACTCCCGCAAACCTGCTAGTACAGGACTTTATGGCTTCAACCCGAGAGGTTAGTATACTAAGTGCATTTGATCAAACAAGTATAAGTAGAGCAAGCAGTCATGTTTCTTCATTAATCATCTCTTACATTAACCTCCTTCACATCTCTCAATTCTCGATTCGTAAGATCCAACTTTCAATCATCAATCCCAATCGTCACTTGCCAACAACGCAGCCCAATTCTAATAATGTCCAACAAATCCATCCTTGCCGTCTTCGGCGCAAGCGGAAACCAAGGCTACAGCCTCGCCCACCACGTCCTCACTCACCCCACCCTGTCCAAAACATATACTGTCCGCGCTCTATCCCGCACGACTTCCCACCCCCTTCTTACTGCCCTCTCCTCTCTCGGCGCCCAAACCGCCTACGCGGACATGTCGCTCCCCTTGACCCTCGCTCCCGCCCTCACCGGCGTCACCCACCTCTTCCTCCTAACCACCACCTTCTACACCGGCAACACCCGCACCCTCGAAACCCAGAACGCCCGAAACGTCTGCACCGAAGCCGTCAAACAAGGCGTACGCTACATAATCTTCAGCTCCGCAGCTCACGCCTCCGAAATCACGGATGGCAAGTTAAGCAACGTCGAGCACTTTGATGTTAAAGCCGAGATAGAGGCATATATCCGCAGCTTACCCATTCAAAGCGCTTTCTTTGCCCCAGCGTCATTTATGCAGAACCTGCACACACATATGCGACCGCAGCCCAGTGGCGAGGGCGATGGGAGTTATGTGCTCACGACTATGCTGAGAGACGACACAAAAGTCCCGTTTATCGATATCTTGGATACTGGAAAATTTGTGGGGGCGATACTCGCTGAACCACAAAGGTACGCTGGTAAGTACTTGGCCGCAGCGGAAGGGTTCTATACGCTGAGGGAGATTGTGGCGGTTATGGCAAGGGTGACGGGTAAGACCGTGAGGCACGTGCAGCTGGAGGATGAGATTGTGAAGGCGAGGTTTCCAGAGGGGCTGAGGGGGGCGTTGGGCGAGATGTGGATATTGTGTAGGGAGTATGGGTATTTTGGGAAGGAACAAGAGGAGTTGGTGAAGTGGGCGAAGGAGCAGGTCGAAGGGAAGTTGACGGGCATGGAGGAATTCTTGAGGATGAGTGGGTTTAATTTGGAGTGAGAAAGGGTGAGGTGTCGTAAAGGCCTTACAATGTAGAGTCGTTCCAGAATCTGGGCCATGATAAATCAAACCTTATATGTATGTATTGTGTAATATATGCAAATTAAATTCTGTTTAATAAAACGAAAATCATTACGGATTTTTCCAACTCCAGACCTTGACGAAAAGTCATGTTTTTGCTCGTGCATGGAATCACGGCTCACCAGCGCCTAATACAAGATCTCTAGTAGCCAGTATACCCCTGCATATTTGGATCCGGGTTAAAATTCCACATAGCCATGGAATCTGGAATAAACAGCGCGGAAAGATCCGCATCTGAACCTGTGCCCAAGTCAAACTGCGTAAAGTCAAAGTTGATGTCAAAATGAGGCTGCCCGTTAAGGCCCATCATGTCCGGCGTGGGTTGGGCAGCCATGTTGGGATACCAGTTTGGCGGCATGGCTTGTTGAGAGTGTTGCGCATGAGCTTGAAGGGCGGCTTGAGCTTGTTGCTGGGATCGAGTATGCGCTTGTgtctgctgctgctgttgttgcgAAGCGGCATTATTGCTGCTACCCATTGCGACTTCCGAGAGAAGATGAAGTGGTGTTTGGTTGGCGGACTGGTGTGTGGAAGTACTGGGAGCTTGACTGGCATTCCGGGAAGATTCATAATCGGAGTCCTGATGCTGGTCTTTGGCGGCCCCTTCTTTGATATGAGCGAAACGCTCCTGTAGCCGCTTGGCAACATAATAAAACTTTCCATGTGGGGACTGGGCATCGCGGGATACAATAGCGTTGAACATTGCAACCAATTGCTCGGTATACACTTCAATCTGCAGATCCTCTTTCTTGATGATGCTGCTTACTTCTCCGGAACTGGTCACCGACACCCACATTTTCATCAAGCAGACAATTGCGTAAATTGCACGTACGCCTGGACAAGGTTAGCTCGACGAAGCACCACATAGTCAAGCCGACTTACAGAAGATGACTGGAAGAGTCAAAAGGATATCGAGTTGGATACTTAAGATGGTATCCAATATGCCATGTGTAGCCGCGAGACAGTCTCCAAGGGCACCGATATGCGCTGGACCGACGGGTGCATCCTTCTTGACACCCGAAGATAATGACGGCGATAACGATAGCGAATCTGAGATGTACGGCGGTTGTAGATCAGCAGAGCCCTGATTCTGATGAAGCGCTATTTCGTGCAAGTAAAGATTTGTAACATGCTCTGACAGTCGAAGTGTAGCTGGAAATGTTAGCTATTGCATATCAAACTCTGCTCTGCAACTCACGATCAAGATCGCCTATGGTCATGTTCTCCTCTCGGAGCTGGCTAAGCTCATTTTCGAATATCTTCAAGGCATAGATGACCTTAGGGTCGGAGATGGCAACTTCAACCGAAGGGTCATCCATGCAGAATTCAACGGATATCTTCTCGCCAATGTGCGCCATTTTGACTTGTTGGCACAGCAGCTTGTCTGATGGAAGTGCTTCAGGCGAACTCTCGAGGATACGGACACTATCGGCCATGTAGTTTGTCCAGCGCAAGAGGATCGGTCGGCGCAGGACCATGGTGATGCTCATGCAAAGATAATAGCACACAAGGAAGGTTCTCCGGGCTTCGATGCTGCTGGAGTTGGGATGGTACCTCTTGAAGGGACCGACTGAGAGCTTCATGACATTGGGGGTTGCTTTtctgccaagcccgaggtCAAGGGCCATGACAGCGGCGCAATTGACCATCATGTAAAAATTGTGTTGTTCGAAATGGAGGGGTGGGCGATACCAAAGCACGGCAATGTGCAGTGCCTGAACAATCTCGAGTGATTTCTCTCCATTTCGCCAGATGATGTCGGCGAGCTGGTCCTTGAGGAGCTTGGTCAACTCTCGTTGAGTCTCTTGCGATACCAGATGCTCAGCACTTCCATGCGAAGACCCTGCCAAGACTGAGAGAAAGAGAAGCGGCTTCTTCTCGCGGACTTCACGAGCCGTGGTGCCTGGGGGAAAGGGCACGGCGGGGAAGTGCGGACAGATGTCGTTCACATAGCGGAAAAAGACACGTTCCGCGGTTTCTGGCGACATGAGCTGATCAATCAGACCATTGATGTGCGAATGGTCGGGGTAAATCTTGCTGTGCCCTGTTCGCCTCATCTCAGGATGTTCTGCCAAGTCGCGATGAATAGCATCCATGTCTTCCGGAATCGTCTAGGTTGTTAGCTATAGCTAAACAAAAGGTAATGCGCCTACTTACAGCGTGGGTTGTCTCAAGCTTCCTCCGCTTCGACTCGGGACCGCGCTGGATGTTCTGCGCCGGGCCATAGCCTGGCGGAATGTCTGGATATCTGTTGGGTACAGAGTTGGACCACTCATGACTGAGGGAACCAAGACGGTAGGCACTGTCGGGTGCCATTGGTATCGCATTTGTACTGGCCTCGTGCTGTGGAATGCCTCCATGATGGCCAACGTCCTGGCCCCCGGCCTTTTGCGCATGTAGAGTCGCAGTCAAGGCATCAATCTTCCGCTCCAGCTCGGCTACGCGACTGTCGGCTTTTTTCTGGCGCTTGCGTGTCGGCGGAGTTGTGATGCACGCCCGGCCTGCTTTGGCGCATCGTCGACACGAGACGTCTGGTCGCTCTTGGTCGCATCGGACTTTTAGTCCACGGCAAGAATCGCAGGCTCTGGGGCGCTTCAGATCGGCAGGCGATTTCCCAGACCCTGGGGTACCATGAGCACTAGAGGGAGTGTTAGTCGGCGCGCGCACGCGTTTATTGTTGGATTGCAATGACGTACCCATCGTGGTCGCCCTCGTCGTGATCGTCATCATCATGGTCATGGTCATGCTCCGGGCCAGCTGGGGAAGTCTGCTCGAGGGCGGGATCGAGTATATTGGCGAGCGGGGCGGGCTGCGACAGTTGCGGGGTCTGGGATTGATGATGGGGATGCGGATGGGATTGGGCATGGTGTTGAGCAGTGGGTGAAGGCAGGTAGTATGGATGTCCGGTGTTCTGCTGGGATGCAGAGGTGTTGTAGAGCTGGGTACGCGGTGGTACCGTCGACGTGCTCGCAAAGAGTCTGGGGTCTATCTGACTCTGATCTGCCATGGCCGCATTCACTCAACTCTCTGTTCGATGGTCGGCGTCGGTGGTCGGTGGTCGTATAGTACCCGAACTTCCGTGGTGGATTGGGCCGCGGAAGAGGGCTGGAGCTACAGCCTTGGCAGATGCTAACTTCATGTGGGAGTCACGTGTGTAGCTCTATGCAGCTGAACAACCACTGAACGGCCTCGGGAGTGATATAGAAGCTGCTATTTAAAGCAAAATGACCTTAATTTTCATTACATTACAATGTGTAGCTATCTCAAAATGTCTTTCATGCCATGGCCATACACGTATACATGTGCACCTACCCAGAGCTTACAGGTGGGATAATGGCCACTTCATCACCCTCCTCAATCTGCTGCTCTGCATCTTCCTCACCAATATCGACATACTCTAGGTTCACCGTCACGGCGCAGCTGCTCAGAACCTTGTCTCCGATCCCTGGATACCTCTCTTCAAGCATGGTGAAGACATGGCGGGCTCGTACTGGAGCGGGCAAATGTTCGCTTGTCTTGCCGGTAAAGGTAGACGCCGCTGCGAAGTAGAGGATGGAGAAGTGGCCTGCAGGTGCTTTGCCTGGTGCCATGGTGCCTACTGAGACGTATTAGAGACGTGTCCTGGAGCATTGTAGAGCGCGTGGAAGAGTAAAAGTTTTCAATCAGGAAAATTGTGATCCGCAGTCTATCGCCGAAGCGACGGTCGGATAATACATGCTATAATTTTGAATACATCATGGAATGGGCCGGGTCAGAGAGATGGAAAGACTACATACCTTGTGTTGAGTTGTGAGGAAGAAGTGAGCGCGGGCAGTGTGCGGAAGAGCATGTGAGTTCGCGCTGCCATTTAGCGTCTTCGCACGGACCGCTGCCGCAGCGCGACTTCGCAGTTCGCACTTTTTTGTGCAGTGGCGGGCATTCACTGACGTCGTCAGTCAATCTTCGACAAAACATGTATACAAGATTACAGTCGGCTCCCAGCTATGCCTGCTTACGATGCCAATGGCGCCTGTTGAACCAGCGTAGTAGTATTCGTCAGATACACAGCCGTCAAGCGCTCTGCTCGATCAAAGTTTCGCAGCATACATCACGGCGGGCACTACACACCACTACCAACGTAAGTTACAATGTTCCCAAACGACATTCCCAAACTTAATCATGTTAGCGCACGCATATATCATCCATATCCTCCACCTCTGCTCCTCCCCCGCCTTTCGACCCAACACTCCTTCCCCATTCAACGGGTGTACGCTTCCGTGAACACCTGGAGAAGTGGCAAGAACTATACGGCGCACCAACAAAAGAAGCGCTTTCGGGATTTCAGAATCACCCCGCCCGTGGCGACATACAAAACGGTCTGTCCAAGTTGACATCTGCTTTCAAGGCCGACGAAGATGCAAGGCCCGATGAATTAGCAGGCGCAGAGGAAgacgaagaggaagaccCGATTACCATCGGTCTATTTTTGAAGCCGGGTGATGTTGTGGAACTCTGCCAACCTGATCGTGAAGCGGTGCTTGCTGTCTTCGTTCAACAACTTGAAAATGACAGCCAGTTCTTCTCCGTCAATGGCAGGTGGACACACAATGCGCTGTCCAAGGTCTCGTTCGCAATACCAGGGTGCATTGACCCCGAACTTGTGCTGCCGCTGCTTCCGTTCTTACCTACGAACCCGAGCAAGGCCGATCCAAAAGGCCAAGTTCACGTCCCTAGGGAGCTCGCCGCCCCAATCACAGACACTCTTGTGGACATGACCAGGGAGGCCGAGACCATCTACCGTAACAACGCCGCAGAACTGGATACAGCTTATGAGAACCTTGCCGAGAAGAATAAACCAACAATTATGACTTTGACTCAAATCGCCAAGCGCTTGCTCGGGCGTGGCGATTCTGCTTGGGTGCCATCACCGGCTGCACTGCTAGCTGTCCGTAAAGCTTTGAACCGCAATGAGTTTCGCTTCAGATCCGATTCCCGTAGTCATAGACTAACAAACTCTTTCACTATCCGACCCAAGAATGATGTTGAGATTGTGGAAACCGTCCACGGATGGATTCGAGAGTATCGCGAGTATCTCGCCCTGGAAGCGAAGCAGCCCAAAAATGCCCAGTACGCACGTACAAACGGCGTAATTCACATCACAGATTTCCTTGAAAAAGCACGTAAACTCATTGCCTATAGTCGACGGTATCGCGAACCAAATACAGGGGGCGTTGGACCCTGGACTGGACCTTTGATCCATAAAGGAGCACCGTACTTGAGGCCAAAACCAACTGCGGCCTTCACTGAGTCTGATCAGAAGATTATCGATTTTTTGCAAGCTTGGGTACTCACCGATCAGTTCACAGGTATGGCCGGCCTCCATGCTGCTTGTGCTAGTCTGGTGTTGGCATCAGAGTGCTATGGTCCTGGTGTGATTCGCGATGCCGGAACCACCGATGAAGCTCTAAGCAGTATCAAGCCAGCCACCGGTTTTTTATTCCTCCAGGAAATCGGGGTACTCCTGCCGCACCAAAACCGCGCAATCTACAATGAACATTTGATGCTGCCTACCGTTCGTCCTACGCGTAACCTGGAATTGCTAAACGAAAAAGCCGAACTTACACGGCGAAATCCCGATTTCCGGGACTCTATGGTGCATCTTCGCCGTGACTGGGGCTCGACGACCATCTACTGCATCGATGATGCTGATGCTCATGAGATTGATGATGGTATATCCATTGAAAGAGTTCAAGGCGCCGACTCTGAATTTTGGATTCATGTACACGTAGCAAACCCAACGGCGTTTTTTGACAAAACGCATACTCTTTCCGGTCTTGCCGCCCACATGACTGAGACAGTCTATACACCAGAGCGATTCTTCCCAATGCTACCAGAATGGGCCAACGAGGAACACTTTAGTCTCAAGCGCAATCGACCTGTCATCACTTTCAGTTCTCGTATCAACCGTACTGGAAATGTGCTGGAAAGAAAGGTGCAACACGGCATGGTTCAAAACGTCGTCAGTATCACTTATTCTCAAGTGGCTAAGCTGTTGGGTGACGATAGCACTGTTGAAACACGAACACTCGTGGTTGGTGGAACTGTTCCTAATCGCAAGCCGCCGAAGCTCCCAAATCTCTCCCCCGGCCAGCTTAAAGACCTGGACGATCTTTACACTGCAGCAAAAGCCTTGTGGGAGGCACGAAAGGCTGCTGGTGGTGTTAGGTTTAGTCCCGGCAACACCAGCGTTCGCGTTTGGGAAAACCCCGCACAAGAGGGGTTGCCATGGAGATCCCCGTCGGTGCAGCAGGCACGTGTCATTCGTGGAGATCCCATCATTCAGTTGACAAACACCATACCCCAGGGCTTCATGCAGCTTGATCTTAGACCCAAGAACATTGTCGAGGAGATGATGCTTCTTGCTTGTCAGACAGCAGCAACATGGTGTGCTGAGCGGCATATTCCCGTCATGTACAGGGGCACTGTCGAACCTCCCTCCGTTGAGGAATTATCGGCAGGAGAGCTCCAAGAACTAATCCAACTACACTATGAGAAACACGGGAAAGTTCCTCTTGATCTTACCGCTCGATGCCAAAAGGCACTAGGCAGAGCTATTGCACATTTCTCTCCTCTGCCACATAAGATCATGGGTGTTCCAAGTTACGTCAAGGTTACTAGTCCGCTCCGACGCTATAGCGACATGATGGCACATTGGCAGATTGAAGCTGCTCTACGGTACGAGGCAGAATCGGGAATGAAGTTTGATGCAACTGCAGCTTCTGCTACTTCCCGAAACCTTCTCCCGTTCTCACTCCGGCAAATGCGAGAGTCCATTGTCACACTCTCGCCCCGAGAACGCATCATCTCGATGGCAAAGCGGGACTCAGTAAACTACTGGTGTGTCCAAGCCTTACTTCGTGCATTCAAATACAAACAAGCACCTCTGCCTGAAACCTTCCGGTTTTGGGTCCAACGTGTCAGAGACGGGCGAGGAGCTTTAGGTCGACTGCCAGAATATGGTCTCACAGCTTACGTAATGGAGGAAAGTGATGTACAGGCTGGCGACGAATGGGACGTGATGCTGGACAGGATGGACTTGTTCTCCAGGACCATCTTCGTGAAACCGGTACGCCTCACAAGCCGCATCAGAGAATATCCTATCTGATCTGCGCATTTCCTCGGCATCATGGGTTTCCAAACAACACGCCTTAGCCCGTCGCTACGAGACGTTTAGATCTGTATTGAGATATGTCTCGCAAACTTATCAGCCTGCAGCAAGAGTGTTTGAGACGCTGAAGACAGACCAGGACTTGACCTAGTTTGCTGATCACGCTAACACGCGCTCATGCAAGCCACTGATCCATCTACATAGGGTACCATCGAGACAGATCTGAGCATGTCAAGATTTTTTGTCTATTTCGTTCTAGAAACCGTTAAGCCGCACGGCAAGCAATCCGGTTCGTCTAGTGTGCACAATTGTATGGACAGGGCAGAGGACCCAAAAGCTCGGGTAAGGAAGGCATCATGCAATGCTTCCGATGGCTTGGCGATATCTTTGTACAACAGCGCTATAAAATTCGACAAGGGTCTTTTTACGCGCAATGCAGCACAACTGATTCGGCACTCTAAAACTTGGTGAAAGCCTAGCAGCATCCTTGGTGACGCCTCTTTTTGTCTCGCCCAATGATTTTTATTCCTGGTCTGTAGGAGTGAGGCTTCAAACTTGCGCTTACTGATCATGGAAGCCGGTCTACGTCGGAAATGCTAATGCCGCTTCTATATGGTAGATCACGGGCTGTCGCAAGTGCTGGGCTAAGGGGAGCGCAAATCGCACGCACAGATTGTGTGGCATTAATCTGTCTGCATAGCGTTCGCCCAGATCGCTACGAGATCCCATGTCAAAACTAAAGTTTCCTTGTTATCCACTCTACCGTTACCTCTTCCAACTTTCGTTCTAGCTACCAGACTCAGGTTCTATGATGGCAGGAGTGCCAAGCAAACAACCTACCACAAAAGAAGACGCTGCGGGTACGAACATCAGCCAGAGGAAGCAACAGCCACAACAGCAGCGCCAGCTTCTCTCGTGTACTAAATGCCGAGAACGCAAAGTCAAGGTAGGTTACCGCTCATAGATCCTGGTACATATTTCAGGTAGAAGGGATACACATCTCTACCCAGAATGAAGATTTACAACTTAAGTAGCTGATCTGTACTTAGTGTGATCGGACAAAGCCATGTTCAGCATGTTGCGTTCGTGGTTCTCCTCGCGACTGTCACTTCATAGCGGAGGACGGCAACTA
The sequence above is a segment of the Pyrenophora tritici-repentis strain M4 chromosome 3, whole genome shotgun sequence genome. Coding sequences within it:
- a CDS encoding C6 zinc finger domain containing protein produces the protein MGTSLQSNNKRVRAPTNTPSSAHGTPGSGKSPADLKRPRACDSCRGLKVRCDQERPDVSCRRCAKAGRACITTPPTRKRQKKADSRVAELERKIDALTATLHAQKAGGQDVGHHGGIPQHEASTNAIPMAPDSAYRLGSLSHEWSNSVPNRYPDIPPGYGPAQNIQRGPESKRRKLETTHATIPEDMDAIHRDLAEHPEMRRTGHSKIYPDHSHINGLIDQLMSPETAERVFFRYVNDICPHFPAVPFPPGTTAREVREKKPLLFLSVLAGSSHGSAEHLVSQETQRELTKLLKDQLADIIWRNGEKSLEIVQALHIAVLWYRPPLHFEQHNFYMMVNCAAVMALDLGLGRKATPNVMKLSVGPFKRYHPNSSSIEARRTFLVCYYLCMSITMVLRRPILLRWTNYMADSVRILESSPEALPSDKLLCQQVKMAHIGEKISVEFCMDDPSVEVAISDPKVIYALKIFENELSQLREENMTIGDLDPTLRLSEHVTNLYLHEIALHQNQGSADLQPPYISDSLSLSPSLSSGVKKDAPVGPAHIGALGDCLAATHGILDTILSIQLDILLTLPVIFCVRAIYAIVCLMKMWVSVTSSGEVSSIIKKEDLQIEVYTEQLVAMFNAIVSRDAQSPHGKFYYVAKRLQERFAHIKEGAAKDQHQDSDYESSRNASQAPSTSTHQSANQTPLHLLSEVAMGSSNNAASQQQQQQTQAHTRSQQQAQAALQAHAQHSQQAMPPNWYPNMAAQPTPDMMGLNGQPHFDINFDFTQFDLGTGSDADLSALFIPDSMAMWNFNPDPNMQGYTGY
- a CDS encoding NmrA family transcriptional regulator: MSNKSILAVFGASGNQGYSLAHHVLTHPTLSKTYTVRALSRTTSHPLLTALSSLGAQTAYADMSLPLTLAPALTGVTHLFLLTTTFYTGNTRTLETQNARNVCTEAVKQGVRYIIFSSAAHASEITDGKLSNVEHFDVKAEIEAYIRSLPIQSAFFAPASFMQNLHTHMRPQPSGEGDGSYVLTTMLRDDTKVPFIDILDTGKFVGAILAEPQRYAGKYLAAAEGFYTLREIVAVMARVTGKTVRHVQLEDEIVKARFPEGLRGALGEMWILCREYGYFGKEQEELVKWAKEQVEGKLTGMEEFLRMSGFNLE